In a single window of the Streptomyces cinnabarinus genome:
- a CDS encoding cold-shock protein: protein MSRRRGTRKVAAVVTATVREWSDEEGWGVLDSPETPGGCFGHYSDIQAPGFRTLSPGQQVDLTWEAPGFKQDGYDYRAVSIVPRPADIHS, encoded by the coding sequence ATGAGTCGGCGCAGAGGGACCCGTAAGGTCGCCGCAGTCGTGACTGCGACTGTGCGCGAGTGGAGCGACGAGGAGGGTTGGGGTGTGCTCGACTCGCCCGAGACTCCGGGAGGGTGCTTCGGCCACTACTCCGACATTCAGGCGCCCGGCTTTCGCACACTGTCACCGGGGCAACAGGTCGATCTCACCTGGGAAGCACCCGGCTTCAAGCAGGACGGGTACGACTACCGGGCGGTGAGCATCGTTCCTCGCCCGGCTGACATCCACAGCTGA
- a CDS encoding Uma2 family endonuclease encodes MAAEMTAPAWMHEQITAEEYESWSEEQCAGIEVVDGMVVVSPSASKRHNRLARILANALDAASGPEWNADTDFDVRLQDVPLTNRRPDVVVYRADTIDITPTRPEHVLLVAEVVSPGSETTDRIVKVDQYAKAGIGFYWRIEQAATGVPLVYTYVLDPATKTYRDGDVFTGVLKVAAPFPVEIDLGQV; translated from the coding sequence ATGGCGGCCGAGATGACGGCCCCGGCGTGGATGCATGAGCAGATCACTGCGGAGGAGTACGAGTCCTGGTCCGAGGAGCAGTGCGCCGGCATCGAGGTCGTGGACGGGATGGTCGTCGTGAGTCCGAGTGCGTCCAAGCGGCACAACCGGCTGGCTCGGATTCTCGCGAACGCCCTGGATGCCGCCTCGGGCCCGGAGTGGAACGCCGACACTGACTTCGACGTCCGGCTTCAGGACGTCCCGCTCACCAATCGCCGCCCGGACGTCGTCGTGTACCGCGCAGACACGATCGACATCACCCCTACCCGTCCTGAGCACGTGCTGCTGGTCGCCGAGGTGGTGTCGCCGGGCTCGGAGACCACCGACCGGATCGTGAAGGTCGACCAGTACGCCAAGGCAGGCATCGGCTTCTACTGGAGGATCGAGCAGGCCGCGACAGGCGTTCCTCTCGTGTACACCTACGTTCTCGACCCCGCGACGAAAACCTACCGGGACGGTGACGTGTTCACCGGCGTCCTCAAGGTCGCGGCCCCCTTCCCGGTGGAGATCGACCTCGGCCAGGTCTGA
- a CDS encoding TetR/AcrR family transcriptional regulator, whose amino-acid sequence MSKESAPSRERIVAGAADMISRRGLSATSIREMAKHAKAPLGSTYHYFPEGKQQLATEAVRYTGDWVARRLRRELEAGPAEGLDAFLSLWRTIVVESDFHAGCPVLAVAIEEPPTDELPPALTAAAEVFTEWQSLLAASLRAHGTEPERARQLSTLIVAAVEGTVALCRAQRSTRPLDDTAEQLRSLIAGATDH is encoded by the coding sequence GTGTCCAAGGAAAGCGCGCCGTCGCGGGAGCGGATCGTGGCCGGCGCCGCAGACATGATCAGCCGACGCGGTCTGAGCGCGACGAGCATCCGGGAGATGGCCAAGCACGCCAAGGCGCCGCTCGGCTCGACGTACCACTACTTCCCCGAGGGCAAGCAGCAGTTGGCCACGGAGGCGGTCCGCTACACGGGCGACTGGGTGGCCCGCCGCCTGCGCAGAGAACTGGAGGCGGGCCCGGCGGAGGGACTGGACGCCTTCCTGTCCCTCTGGCGCACGATCGTCGTGGAGAGCGACTTCCACGCGGGCTGCCCCGTCCTGGCCGTAGCCATCGAAGAACCCCCGACCGACGAACTCCCACCCGCCCTGACAGCGGCGGCGGAGGTCTTCACCGAATGGCAGTCCCTACTGGCAGCGTCCCTCCGCGCCCACGGCACGGAACCCGAGCGAGCAAGACAACTGTCCACCCTGATCGTCGCGGCGGTCGAAGGCACGGTAGCCCTCTGCCGAGCCCAACGCAGCACCCGCCCCCTGGACGACACAGCAGAACAACTACGGTCCCTGATCGCCGGGGCAACGGACCACTGA